CACAATACAAACAAATTTGTGATAATCACACAGGAAGAAAATTCCCATCAGATCCCACTGAGCAATTAGAATTAGCAATAAAGGCAGTGTTTGGAAGCTGGATGGGGGAGAGGGCAATTGTATATAGAGAGAAAAACAACATTACAAAAGATATTGCGGATGGTACTGCGGTAAACGTAGTTTCCATGGCTTTTGGAAATATGGGAAACGATAGTGCAACCGGAGTTGTATTTACAAGAAATCCTGGAGATGGAACACGTACAATTTATGGAGAGTATCTAATTAATGCACAGGGAGAAGATGTTGTTGCAGGAGTAAGAACAGGCAAACAAGTAGATGAAATGAAAAAGGATCTTCCTAAATCATATGAACAACTTGCAAAAACATGTGAGAAATTAGAAAAGCACTACAAAGAACCACAAGATATTGAATTTACAATTGAACAGGGACGTTTCTATTTGTTGCAAACAAGAAATGCAAAAATGAATGCAGTTGGAATGATAAAGACTTCAGTAGACATGGTAAAAGAAAAGCTAATTGATAAAAATAGAGCACTTACAAGACTTCAAGCAGAGCAATTAGAGCAACTACTACACAGAACCATTGACACTAATGAAATTAAAAACTATACAAAACTAGCAAAAGGAATCGCAGCTTCGCCAGGAGCTGCTAGTGGAATTGCAGTGTTTGATGTCAAACGTGCTACTATTATGGGTGAAAACGGGGCAAAAGTAATTTTAATCAGAGAAGAAACAAAGCCTGAAGACGTACCAGCATTTTTTGAATCAACTGGAATTCTTACAAGTAGAGGAGGAAAAACATCTCATGCAGCAGTAGTAGCAAGAGGAATGGGTAAACCATGCATCGTAGGATGTTCTGATTTGAAAATAGATTATAATAATAAACAATGTGCAGTTGATGGTAAAGTAGTACATGAAGGAGATGCAATTACAATTGACGGTAGTTCTGGTCTTGTATACATTGGAGACATTCCAACTATAGAACCAAAAATAACATCAGATTTTAAGACAATCCTAGAGTGGGCCAAGCAAGCAAAGAAAATAGGAATCAGGGCAAATGCAGATACACCAGAAGGGGCAAAACTTGCAAGAGAGTTTGGAGGGCAAGGAATTGGATTGTGTAGAACTGAAAGAATGTTCAATGGGAGGGACAGAATTGGAATGTTTGTTGATATGATAATGGCTGAAAACATCGATGAGAGAACCAGAGTTCTAAAGAAATTAGGCGAACTTCAGAAGAGTGATTTTATCGAGATACTACAAGCAATGGAAGGGTATGAAGTAACAATCAGATTACTAGATCCACCACTACATGAATTCTTACCAAATCCTGAAGAATTAGCAGAGAAGATTCACAAATTAGAATCACAAAACGCAATTGAGGAAGTCAAAAAGGCGAAAATAATTCTAAAACGTGCAAGAGAGCTTGCTGAAATTAATCCAATGATGGGGCATAGAGGAGTCAGGGTTGGAGTCACATATCCTGAAATTTATGAAATGCAAATTCGCGCCGTCTTTGAAGCACTAGTTGAATTAACAAAGAGAAAAGTAAATGCACATCCACAAATCATGATCCCTCAAATTAGTAGCATTGCAGAATTAAACCATATTAAGCGAATCTACGATTCAATCAAAAAAGAAATGGAAACAACACACAATATGAAACTAAAGATTAACTTTGGAACCATGATTGAGGTAGTAAGGGCAGCACTGACTGCAAATGAACTTGCCACTACTGCTGAATTTTTCAGTTTTGGAACAAATGATTTGACACAGGGAACATTTAGTTTCAGTAGAGAAGATGTGGAAGGTAAATTCCTTCCAGAATATATGGAAAAAGAACTTCTTGAGAGAAATCCATTCCAATCAATTGATGTAAACGGTGTAGGGAGTTTAATGAAAATAGGCATATCATTAGGGCGTGGAATTAGACCAAACATGGAGATAGGAATTTGTGGAGAACATGGTGGAGATCCAAGTTCGATAAAATTCTGTCATAAACAAAATCTTAGTTATGTTAGTGCATCACCTCATAGAATTCCAATAGCGATTGTTGCAGCAGCACAAGCAGCAATAGAGCAACCAAAGATAAAATCTAAATCAAAAACCAAGGCAAAACCAAAACCTAAAGCAAAATCCAAACCAAAGGCTAAAACAAAATCTAAAAAATCAAAGTCAAACCTCAAAAAGAAAAAGAAATAATTGATTCCACAATACCCTAGACCTTTAAACTAAATCAATACAATTCTTCATTCTATGAATTATCGTTGTTTGATATGTAATGTAATTGTGGACACTCCCAAAAAATTAGAAATGCATTTGCAAACAGATCATAAATGGGGAGTAAAAAAATCAAAATAACAATATTTCCAACCTTAAATCTTAGAAATGAATAGTGATGCTTATAGATCATTGTTGAATAAATGGATCAAATGGGAGATTGTGTCCAAACTTGGAGAAAAAAGATAAAACTTCAAGAACTCACAGAAATAGCAAAACAGGAACTAAAAACAGAGAACGACATCAATCAAGTGTACAAAAAACTTGATTTGGAAATGCAGATACGTTGGAGGTTTGTAAGCAGTACCAGAAAACAATACATTGAAGATATTAAGAAGATTTTAGCAAATCAATATGTTCTAGTTATTTAATTTCTGATTCACTTTGGAGAAAATACAGATAGCCAATAATGCATAATTTTTCGATTCAATTCAATAAACATATCAGCATTATCATTAATTACTTTGGCATTATTTTTGCTGGCCTCAATTGTAGTAATAGTAATTTTGTTTACAGTGGTCCTATATTTTAAAGCCTCTTCACTTAGATTCTCAAGTATAGATTTTGCAGTATCAGGAATCTTAAAATCATATCCAGAATTTTCTTGAAATTCTTTTTGCATAGATAAACTTGCATTAATTGTATTTTTCCATGCCTTGTACCATTCATTTTGCAGATCAAATAATGTTTGTTGAATATGGGGCACAGATGTTTCAAGTTCTAAAAAATATTTTTGATTGATTTTATCTAATACATCAATATTCTTGGTTTGAGTCATAATTTAGATGTAAAATATACAGACTTAAGCTTTTGGAAATATCATTTTTGTTCTAAATGGCTTCAATTAAAAATCAAATTAATGCTCAAATGACTTTGTTTTTTAAAGAGAATTTTGTGATAACATCATGACATTAGAGAGAGCAAATCTTGCCAAAGATTTAGAGATTTGTAGAATTCTAAATGGGATGTGGCAAGTTGCAGGAGGACACGGTCAGATTAATTTTGAGTTGGCAATATCAGAAATGTTGCAATACCATAAAGATGGATTTACTACTTGGGATTTGGCAGATATTTATGGACCAGCAGAGTCATTGATTGGAAATTTTAGAGAAACCCTAGGTAATGAGAAAGAAAAGTCTCAAGCATTTACAAAATTTGTTCCAAATCCAGGTCCAATGAGTAAGAGTATTGTAACTCACTATATAGAACAGTCATTAAAGAAAATGAAAACAAATTGTATTGATTTACTGCAATTTCATTGGTGGGATTATAATAATTCAAGTTATATTGATGCTTTGCACCATTTATCAAACTTACAAAGAGAACAAAAAATAAAGCATTTGGGACTGACTAATTTTGATACTGAACGAGTCAAAATCTTGATAGAAAATAATTTTGAGATCATTTCAAATCAAGTTCAGTATTCAATTTTAGATCAGAGACCTGAAAAAATTATGACATCATATTTTGCAAAGCATGGAATAAAAATTTTAACATATGGAACTTTGTTAGGAGGGTTTTTTTCAGAAAAATATCTAGATCAAGATGAACCACATAGAGGAAATTTGATTACAGCAAGTTTACAGAAATACAAAAACATGATAGATGTGTGGGGTGGGTGGTCATTATTCCAAGAATTACTACACATATTAGATAACATTGCAAAAAAACATAACTGCAGCATTGCCAATATTGCTACAAGATACATTTTAGATAAACCTCAAGTAGCAGGAGTAATAATTGGTGCAAGATTAGGAATAAGCAATCACAGAGAAGATAACTCTAATGTGTTCAATTTCAAATTAGAACAAGAAGACATATCTTCTATTAAATCAATTACTGAAAAATCAAATGATTTGTTTGAAGTTATTGGAGATTGTGGTGATGAATACAGATAATTTATCACAAATTTTGATATTAAGGTTCAGGGGCATATTGGCATGAAATTAGGAATAAAACTTTTGATTATTGGAGTAATTGCCATTATTGCTCAAATCTTTGGAAGTCTTTTATTCTAATATTCAATCATCTATAGTTCCACCTTGACCAAACAGGATGGGCATAGTGTAAGAACTTGTGACGTTTTCAATTTGTCTTAAAGTTTCGATAATTCTATCTAAACCAGATTCTATATCATGTTTAACTTTAAGAAAAATATCGTACTTTCCCCAAATACCATTTACCTCTAATACAAAATCCATACTTTTTAGAAGAGTGATTATTTCTTTTTCATGTCCAGGATTGCATGTAAGTAGAATGTATGTTTGCATAGTTAGAATATGCAGTTTCTCAAATATAACCAGATTGGGATCTTAGATCCCTAAGAACAGAATAGTGGTGCTTTTAGGTCATTATTGTAAATTTTAGGCATGTCGGAGTTAATTATAGAATATTTACATGTAAAAAATATCAAGAGAACTACCCAATTTCTTATTGAGTTGTATGACAAATCAATTACATGTAATTTATGTAGATTGAAAATGCACGTCAAGACATGAAAGTTGAATTTCAACACCCTTAAGTTCTCACAATATCTGAAAAGTCATGCCAGAACCTAAAGAGTCATGTCTTGATTGTGAGACACCATTAGAATTAACTATTCAAGGTCAGAAAAAAAAGCCATGTCCTAAATGTGGTGCCTATAGAAGAAAACGAGAATTTGTTTAAATGTAGAATTAGACAGTTTTCTCAATTATACATAAAAGAAAAATTCCAATAACATGGATGAAATTAATACAAGCAATGAAATGTTAAGAGATCTCATAGGATAGATACATAGTTTTTAAAACTAATTAGATTAATTCTAATCAAATTGCTACCTAGAATTGATTCAATAAAGCAGATAAGGCAAAAAATAGGAATTACCCAAAAAAAACTGGCTGCCATGACAGGAGTCAGTACATCAATGATCAATCAGATAGAATCAGGAAGAAGTCAGCCTAGTTATGAGACTGCAAAAAAAATTTTTGAGAGTTTGGCAAAACTAGAAGGAGAATCATCATCCCATACTGCTGGAGATTTTTGCAGCAAGGACATTGTAAAGTTAAAACCAACTAACACACTTCATGATGCAATTAAAAAAATGCATCAATTGTCAATTAGTCAGATTCCAGTTTTTAGTAATTCTGAAATTGTAGGAGTTGTGTCTGAAGATGGAATTGTAAAACATTTAGCAGATCTTGGAGAAGCTGAATTAAAAAATGCAAAACTTGCAGATACAATGGATCCAGTTCCACCTATTGTAGATTATGACACACCAGCAAATGTTCTAGTTCCATTAATTAGATATTCAAAATGCATTTTAGTATCAAAGAAATCAAAGATTGTTGGAATCATTACAGCTTCGGATACTTTGAAAATGATGGAGTAAATTATTACTTAGGATGTGAACATAATTCTGCTAAAACACCATGAAGTGATTTTGGATGAATGAAAGTTACTTTGGTTCCTGCAGAGCCAGGTCTAATTTTTCCCAAAAACTGAATACCACATCCTTCCATTCGCTGAACTTCACCTTCAATATCATCAGTTTCTAAGGCCATGTGATGCAATCCTTGTCCTTTTTTATCAAGAAATTTTTTAATTGGACTTTCATCATTTGTTGGCTGCATTAGTTCCACTCGACCATTTTCTAAATGAATGATTGCAACTTTAACACCTTCAGTCGCCACTGTTTCAAATTCAACATTTTCAACACCCAGAGCTTGTTGGTATACTTTAGCTGATTCCTCCACATCATTTACTGCAATAGCAATGTGATCAATTTTCATCTAAATTAGTCCTGAAATGACAGTATTAATGAGTTTTTTAAAAATTTATCATAAAAAGGAAAGGGTTCAATATGGCTGAACCCAACCACCACAAGATACGCAGATAGTCATGCCATCATCATTCTCATAGGTTTCTGAGCCTGGAGGGCATTACATTGACGTATTTCATCCATGAAATTACTAAGAAATCAAGGTATTAGAATCCAAAATTAAAAAAATGAATAAATGTTTGTTTTTTGAATTTTTTTCATACAAATTTTTGGAAATGATACAATCAGGAATAAATCACAGAATAGATTACATAGTACATGTCAAAAAAGTTAGAAACAAAAGAAGACAAAGAAAAATTTAGAGAAAAAATCGCCAAGGGCGAAGTTTTAGAATTTACCTAGACTGAAATCACCTACTAAATCCCTGTTTATTTATTAAATTGATTGTGTTAGTAGATTTTATTCCAGGTATCTTTCTTATTTTTTTGCTAATTATTTCAGAGATTTCATTGTATGTAGGAGCTACAATTTTACAAATAATTTCATAGTTACCAATTAGTAAATCAGCTTCTACTACTGTAGGAATATTTTTTAGTTCATTCATAATGCTATCCTCATCAGACTTTGAGCAATGAATCGCAATGTAAGCTTGTGCCATATGCTCATCTAAAACTTGCTGTTCAGATTCAGTTGTTTTTTGTAGTCCTGGTTTTTTATCCACAAGTAATGTAAGTGTTGATCTAATCTTTGAGATTTTTCTAATTCCTTGTGAGATATCATGTAGAATTGAATCTTCGCTTGGAGATTCAAGTTTTGCCAACACATCAAAGCTTCCAAATGTACCATGTGCACTCTTTATACTTCCAATATTTCTCAAATTAGATATTACAGAATCCTCAGAGCCAGAATCGTTAACAATTAAAACAAAAGCTTTTGCCATTTTTCTCCTAACATTGTCCTGGGATTCCCATTAATGTAAGTGTAGAGCGAACATGAGGTATTTTTCTAATATTCCAAGTAATAGTTTCTCTGACCTTTTCTCTATCAGAGTTTTCAATCTTTGCGATGATATCATAAGCCCCAAAAGTACCATGAACCTCATGTACAGATTCGATATGTTTTAGCTCATCAATTACCGATTCTTCAGAACCAAGATCACAATTTACCAAGACAAAAGCAGTTTCCATACGATGGGTACATACATACAATATTTAAGTAAAAACATCAGAATTACTCATAATTATAAAGAAGAATCTTCAAATATCAAACATATTTTTAATAAATTTTTGTTCTTTGATCATTCAGAATTACTTCTAAGATTAATCAGACAGACAGACAACTCAAAAATATGGTAATTCAATATTTTGTAGAGATTGCAAGTTTTCTTGATTTTGCTAGATATACATGTGCGTTAAGAGAGAATCCATTAAGAGTATACAAATTCTCTTACAAAAACAAGAATATTTTCTCAACTAGAAAACTGCTAGCAAATTCAATTTTACATTTTTTCGTAGTATCTGAAAAAGATGGAAGATACATCTCTTATGACCCATTAGGGGGGAAAGAGACAGCATCAATAGTAAATCAAATAACAAAGACAGGAAATTATGCACCCATAGTAGAACTAGATTCTTTACCATTTCCAATAAAGCTTACAAAAAATGTCAAAGATAAATTCAAAACAATAAAAATTCATGATTTAGGTGATCTTGCAAGACTTACTTATGATCCAGAGTGGCCTGAGAATTATGAATTTACATTGCTTGCAATGCCATACAAGAAGAAATGGTTGATAGGATACATTACAAGAATAGATTTAGAAAATACATTTTTTTGTTTTAACTATGTAACATTAGATGATGAACCTACATTACCATTTCTAAAGTATACCGAACATGTAGGAGGGCAAGCTGAATTTACAAATAAATTTCAACATGGATTTCCTTATTTACCTGTAGTGAAGTTAAAATCAGCACACCCAATTTTTGGATTAAAATAACTAAAAAACTTCTTTTGGGCGATACTCGCCAAAAACTTCTCTGAAAGTATTACTTATCTCACCAGTTGTAGCAAATGCTTTAGCAGCAGTTATTATGTAAGGCATAAGATTCTCTTCAGTATCAGCTGCACTCTTCATTGCAGACAAGGAATTTTCCCATTTCTTTTTGTCACGAGATGAACGTAGTGCTTTTAGAGCCTTCTTTTGTTGGATTTCAATTTTTCCTCCAATTCTTAGCAAATCAGGTTGAACTTCTTCTTCAACATACTTGTTTACTCCAACTAGAATTCTCTCTCCATCATCAGCTTCTTTCTTTAAACGATACGCATTTTGTCTAATTTCAGATTGGAAAAACCCCTTCTCAATTGCTTTTACAGAACCGCCCATTTTCTGAATTTTCTTCAAATATTTCCATACACCCTCTTCAATTTGATCAGATAGTTCTTCCAAATAGTATGATCCCCCTAGTGGGTCAGCAGTCTTTGTAATACCGCTCTCATGAGCTACAATTTGCTGGGTTCTCAGAGCAATTTTAGCAGATTCTTGTGTTGGTAATGCAAGTGCCTCATCTCGAGAGTTTGTATGAAGTGACTGTGTTCCTCCAGCAACAGCAGCCATCGTCTGAATTGCAACACGAACAATGTTATTATCAGGTTGCTGAGCAGTTAATGATTCACCGCTTGTTTGAGTATGGAATTTTAATTGTAATGAACGAGGATTTTTTGCATGAAACATTTCTTTTAGAATTTTTGCATAGACTTTTCTTGCAACTCTAAACTTTGCAACTTCTTCAAAGAATTCAATTGTACAACAAAAGAAGAAAGATAATCTCGGAGCAAACTCATCAATTTTTAATCCTTTATCTAAACAAGTTTGAATGTATGCAATTGCATTTGCCAATGTAAATGCAACCTCCTGTGTTGCAGTACAACCAGCCTCTCTCATATGATAACCAGAAATTGAAACAGGATACCATGAAGGAACTTTTTGTGCACAATACTCAATCATATCACCAATTAATCTCATTGAGGGTTGTGGGGGATAGATGTAGGTATTTCTTGCAATGTATTCTTTTAAGATATCATTTTGAGTTGTTCCACGAAGTTCATGGCTTTTGAATCCCTGAGACTCACCAACTGCAATGTAGTAAGCAAGAAGCGTGGATGCAGTAGAATTGATGGTCATCGATGAACTAACCTTACCTAATGGAATTCCTTCAAAAGCAGTCATCATATCTTTAATGGATGTAATTGAGACTCCAACTTTGCCAACTTCTCCTTCAGCTTGCGGAGCATCAGAATCATATCCTATCTGAGTAGGCAAATCAAATGCCATACTAAGACCAGTTTGTCCTTTTTCAAGCATAAACTTGAATCTCTCATTCGTGAGCTTTGCATCACCAAAACCAGAGTATTGCCTCATTGTCCAAAATCTATCACGGAACATTCCAGGATGAATCCCACGTGTGTATGGATAAACTCCTGCATCTTCTACAGGTCTTTTCTTTGAAGATTTTTGGTAAATTCTCTTTACTTCAAAATTAGAATCTGTAAAAATTTTCTTTTCAGGTTCTTTTGATTTTGATGATTTTTTTGCAGCCATAATATCACTTTATTAGAGATTTTGTAATTTTGTCTCCTGCATCAAATGGATTCATAGTTTTTGATTGTAATTTTTTAATATATGTTGAAAATGTTTTATTAGAATCTAACATCTCTTCAATCTTTTCATCAATGTTATTTAAAACAATATCTTTGAGCTCTGCAACTAATCGTTCATGGTCTTTTTCTTTCTTTATTTTCTTTTTTGAAGCCATCATATCTTTGAGAGTTTTTGCAAACTCTGTAATTCCAGTATTTTTCTTTACAGATGTTTTTAGAATTATTGGATTTCGTTCAGTAGCTCCAATAAAATCTCTCACCGCATCAAAGAGTTGATTTGTACCACTAAGATCACTCTTGTTTACAAGATAGATATCGCCAATTTCAGTTAATCCAGCTTTGATTGTTTGAATACTATCCCCAGTATTTGGATTAAAAACTACTACAGTAATGTCTGCAATTGTGGATATTTCTACTTCAGTCTGACCAGCTCCAACACTTTCAATAATTATTGGATTAAACCCAGCATATTCTAAAACACGAATACTGTTTCGTAATGAATGAGAAATAGCACCAGTAGAACCACGAGATGCAATACTTCGAATGTATGTTCCTGAATCAGTAGATTCAGTCATCCTAACCCTATCCCCTAAAATTGCACCACCTGTAACGTGACTGGTAGGATCAATTGCAAGTACTGCTGGTTTTGTTCCCAATTTTTTTAATGCAACACTCGTGGTGTTTATCAAAGAACTTTTTCCAGCACCTGCAGGACCTGTAATGCCTATAATAATTGAATTTCCAGTATCTTTGAAAATTTTCTTTATGAGAATTTTTGCTTCTTTTGGATCATTTTCCACTAAGGAAATAGCTTTTGCAATTGCTCCACGTTTTCCTTTCTTTAGATCAGCTAACAAATCCAACACAATGTAAAGTTTGATGGGTGCAATAAAATCTTGTGCTAGATCTACTGTCTTGAGAAAATTATAGGAGGGGCAGGTTTATCTTGAGAATGCACTTCAGTTTTTAATTGAATGTGTCCTAATTCTTTGTGATCAATCTCTAGAACAATTGGATGAATTGCCCAACCATATTTTGGAGGATTTTGAAATGGCACTATTTCAATAAACTCTGAACCAGAAAATGATTTTTGAAATGTTTCATCCATGCCAAGAATTTCCATTACAACAGAATTAGTCTGAGAGGATTTATCTAAAAAAGAGACTTCAACATGTCCGGATTCATAGTATACTGCATCAACTTGAAATGTTTGGCGAAGTACATCCTTATCATCAGTACCTCCCCCAGTAAGAAAGAGTATTGCAAGTATAGTAATAATTCCAAGGACAATTGGAGGACCGAGTTTTTTAGCCATCTTTGAATTCTTTTCTCATCCTTCGTAACATTTTTGAATTTATTCTAATTCGTTCCAAAGTTTGAGCTTGGGTTCTCTCGGTTCCAGGAGTTGGATTCTTTTTGAAAAATGATTTTATTTCATTTTCCATAGAATCATCAGCTACAGAAGATATACTTGCAACAATTCTATTGAAAAGTGGATTTCCATGTCCTACCTTTTTGTTTAATTTGGTCCAATTTTTCTTGAGCCATGGCCATAAAACCTGTTTCCCATAAGGATTTGCAGCAACTTGTATAATTGGTAATTGCATGTTTTGAGAGCGCACCTCAGGAGTTTGAGAAAAGTTTAGAGTCTTTATTAGTAATTTTTGATCTTTGAACGCACACATTGCACCCAAGAATCTAAGTTTCTCCTCCATGGTCTTTGAGGTCTTGTATAGTTTGGTTAGTTGAGCATGAGTTTTTGCATTTCCATTCCATGCTGCTATTGAGCAAATTGGAGAAATCAAATCAGGAGATAGAGATGACGGATATTTTAAAAATTTATCATATCGTCTAAGTGCTTCATCAGTGACTTCATCATCATCCATCTTTCCAAGAGTGAAAATCACAAATGAACGTAATAGTGCATCAGTATGTTTGTCGGATTTTCTTGGTTCCCATCCCAAATTATGTAATAATTTTTTAATATAATTTAATGTATAACTTCGAATGTCTTCAACAAATTTTTCATCAAATGCTCTAAAATACAACGATGCTAAATTGTGAGCAACATTAACTGATGCTAAATAGCTATCCTCATCAAGGTACGCATCTGAAAAATCAAGATAGTTTCTTATCTGTTCATCTCCTGAAACACATAGTGAGAACAAATCATTTTGAATTGCCCATCTATCAATGGCAGGGATTCTTTTTTCATCAACTAACATCTTTAGATCAAGTAAAATTCCTTCATCATATTTGACACGATAAAATCCTTTTCGGCCATAATTTGCAACAAAACCCAGAGTATTTTTTGGCAGTTTGAGAGATAATGATTTTGTGGAAAATAGTTTTTTAGAAATTTCTTTTTCCAATCCAATTGACAAAGGTATTGACCAAATTCCTTTTCGGAATTTTTTATCATCTTCAAGCAGATATCGTTTCTGTTTAAGATGGAGATTATTTCCATCCTGATTAATCTCAACTAGAGGAAACCCAGGCTGTTTTAGCCATGTGTTGACCATAGAGCTTACAGGCATTTTTGAAGCTGCACCAATTGCATCCCATAAATCCTGACCTTTGGCATTTTTGTATTTAAAATCAGATAGATACTTTTTGAGACCTTTCTGGAAATTTGGCTCACCAACATAATGTTCTAGCATTCTTAAAACACACCCACCTTTGTCATAAGATATCGCATCAAAGATTTCTCGAATTTCAGCTGGAGAATTTACTTTAACATCAATAGGGTGTGTTGTCTTTAGTGAATCAAGCTCCATTGCAACATTCATTGCATCCTCAACAAATTGATTCCACAAATCCCAATCTGGATAATACTTGTCAACAAATTTTGTTGCCATAAAGGTTGCAAAACTCTCATTTAGCCACAAATCATTCCACCACTTCATAGTTACAAGATTTCCAAACCATTGATGAGCAATCTCGTGAGATATTACCTCAGCAATGAATTGTTTTGTTTTAGTTGAAGATGTTTTTGGATCATATAGCAATATGGTCTCTCTGAATGTTATTGCACCCCAATTTTCCATGGCTCCTGCTGCAAAATCAGGAACTGCAATTAGATCAAGTTTAGGTAATGGATACTTTATTCCAAAATATTTTTCATATGAGGTTAGTAATTTTTTCCCCAAATCTAATGAGAACTTTCCTTTTGATTTGTTCCCCTTTGTAGTGATTACACGAATCTGAATTTTTCCAACTTTTCCTGTCAAGTATTCAAATTCTCCAACTCCAAGATAAATCAAATAGGTGGAGACAATAGGAGTCTTAAAGAAGGTGTAAAGAGTTTTGTTTTGAATTTTTTTCTTTGATTTGACAGGCATATTTGATATGGCAGTAAATTTGTTATCGGCAATAATCGATATTTCAAA
The window above is part of the Nitrosopumilus sp. genome. Proteins encoded here:
- the meaB gene encoding methylmalonyl Co-A mutase-associated GTPase MeaB, whose translation is MLDLLADLKKGKRGAIAKAISLVENDPKEAKILIKKIFKDTGNSIIIGITGPAGAGKSSLINTTSVALKKLGTKPAVLAIDPTSHVTGGAILGDRVRMTESTDSGTYIRSIASRGSTGAISHSLRNSIRVLEYAGFNPIIIESVGAGQTEVEISTIADITVVVFNPNTGDSIQTIKAGLTEIGDIYLVNKSDLSGTNQLFDAVRDFIGATERNPIILKTSVKKNTGITEFAKTLKDMMASKKKIKKEKDHERLVAELKDIVLNNIDEKIEEMLDSNKTFSTYIKKLQSKTMNPFDAGDKITKSLIK
- a CDS encoding M1 family metallopeptidase, with translation MDITPINYNLTFEPNLKKFTFKGIESVSVICKNSTNKIILDCAELKIKSCHIIYGDKKIKSTTKTSDEKEELQIILSEKIKGKATINLEFQGILNDRLLGFYRSKYTQNGKTKYLATTQFEAADARRAFPCWDKPEAKATFEISIIADNKFTAISNMPVKSKKKIQNKTLYTFFKTPIVSTYLIYLGVGEFEYLTGKVGKIQIRVITTKGNKSKGKFSLDLGKKLLTSYEKYFGIKYPLPKLDLIAVPDFAAGAMENWGAITFRETILLYDPKTSSTKTKQFIAEVISHEIAHQWFGNLVTMKWWNDLWLNESFATFMATKFVDKYYPDWDLWNQFVEDAMNVAMELDSLKTTHPIDVKVNSPAEIREIFDAISYDKGGCVLRMLEHYVGEPNFQKGLKKYLSDFKYKNAKGQDLWDAIGAASKMPVSSMVNTWLKQPGFPLVEINQDGNNLHLKQKRYLLEDDKKFRKGIWSIPLSIGLEKEISKKLFSTKSLSLKLPKNTLGFVANYGRKGFYRVKYDEGILLDLKMLVDEKRIPAIDRWAIQNDLFSLCVSGDEQIRNYLDFSDAYLDEDSYLASVNVAHNLASLYFRAFDEKFVEDIRSYTLNYIKKLLHNLGWEPRKSDKHTDALLRSFVIFTLGKMDDDEVTDEALRRYDKFLKYPSSLSPDLISPICSIAAWNGNAKTHAQLTKLYKTSKTMEEKLRFLGAMCAFKDQKLLIKTLNFSQTPEVRSQNMQLPIIQVAANPYGKQVLWPWLKKNWTKLNKKVGHGNPLFNRIVASISSVADDSMENEIKSFFKKNPTPGTERTQAQTLERIRINSKMLRRMRKEFKDG